A genomic segment from Candidatus Brocadia sinica JPN1 encodes:
- a CDS encoding MotA/TolQ/ExbB proton channel family protein translates to MEWLIGGGPIMIPLFICSVLALAVIIERAINLRRDKILKPEIIQTIEAIRSQKDIPLAISKCEVISGPFSNLLRRILTNNHLTREEKFIDIQAAGRQETKALEKRLLVLEVITAVAPLLGLLGTVLGLEDIFGIISELGLGQARAFSAGLAEAIRTTVFGLFIAIPSLVAYSYFDKKVDTFVLEMEEYSMHILNKLYPAQDSDKK, encoded by the coding sequence TTGGAATGGCTCATAGGTGGTGGTCCCATCATGATACCACTGTTCATTTGTTCTGTTTTAGCTCTTGCGGTGATCATTGAAAGGGCAATAAATTTGCGCAGGGATAAAATCCTAAAACCGGAGATCATCCAGACCATAGAGGCAATACGCAGTCAAAAAGATATACCCCTTGCAATCTCCAAATGCGAAGTGATTTCTGGTCCTTTTTCCAATCTGCTGAGACGCATCCTTACCAACAACCATCTCACACGGGAAGAAAAATTTATTGATATACAGGCAGCCGGACGACAAGAAACCAAGGCGCTCGAAAAGAGACTTTTGGTATTAGAAGTCATTACAGCAGTAGCCCCCTTATTGGGGTTGCTTGGAACGGTATTGGGATTAGAGGACATTTTTGGGATTATTTCCGAGCTGGGATTGGGGCAGGCCAGGGCATTCTCCGCAGGACTGGCAGAAGCGATCCGAACAACCGTATTTGGACTTTTTATTGCAATCCCGTCGCTGGTTGCCTATAGTTATTTTGATAAAAAGGTGGATACGTTTGTACTGGAAATGGAAGAATACTCCATGCATATCCTCAATAAACTCTATCCTGCTCAAGATTCTGATAAAAAATAA
- a CDS encoding PAS domain S-box protein, whose protein sequence is MFRSIKNKLIFLFLIAVLTPLLVMRLIAYPSAQKAIQKTTIINLQLIGSKKVSQVNEWLNRLKSDAERIARNPFVVNAVNLTKTDTDSISQFLLHIPCEAGFHRFMISDVSGNVRLSTDDKLIGLNIVDVEGFKHAVEGKTYISDVASSVFSDLDEIGTGSEGLPVMYASAPIRNKDGAVTGVILFQVDLSVLNKEMHEMRYGDSYDAYVINQYGLMISESRFANQLKHVGLIKERTTLELAVVVPQTGQFTKSVISCLKGVNGFDVNGYTNYLGEKVVGVWYRIPELKWGVITEVSASEVSLAMNNLKNPILKILSYLTIAGVVLAVAGITFALVIGQKIANPIMELITATRKMSAGDLSQRVMIKTEDEVRELGDAFNVMAESVQEKTAKLQETSNFLNSILVSSTEHSIIAADLEGNILAFNEGAKRMFGYEPEELIRRSGIQILYTNADVESGKMRKMLETTLVTGRYKSEMQLVRKNGEVFTGYSTFTTRQSSGGKPIGFVLIARDITEQKLLEQELHSYTVQLEKIVEERTRKLRVSEEKYRRLFETSKDVVFFCDTECQFADINQAGVDLFGYESKNEILKLNLVQHLFFSPAEGKAIKEMVCKNGFIKDYEVELKTKDGIRVPCLMTSNLRRDERNNIIGYEGIIIDLTERKKLEQEKDIMNNINKILASNLDIREVYKSFSEELNKVIDFDRMSITLLDEKREELLIFAVSKDYRGSRLEEGMHYSKYGTLAGKVVEDGEVYMVNDTSRGRFSTDPILFKEGIKSRLSFPLVCKGEIIGSLNFGSNNVHNYSENHVDIINKIAPQLAIAIDNTCLFDKIKESEEKYRNLVEDIEDVIFRLDKKGRYLFLNSALKNVTGYDPQEFYENPSIPMEMIHKHDGEFVRETTRKVLAGELKVSKDLEYRIYCKNGEELWISQNTYPIKDKKGNIIGIEGIMRDITDSKRIEEQIRRSERLASIGELAASIAHEIRNPLGAISNSVGMLKRDLSLKDDDQKLFEMVVEETDRLNSIITNFLTFAHPAEYHFVRSDILEIIDETLFLLEQDARFHEEIRIVKIYENDIPRIYVDRNWIRKVFWNLLVNSIDAMPRGGKIFIRVRRPKVHDNNEIEIVVADTGMGIPSEIIRKIFEPFFTTKKSKGTGLGLSIVHRIVDNHGGVIDVKSKQNKGTIFTVRLPVKNKQMKTISV, encoded by the coding sequence ATGTTTCGTTCAATCAAGAACAAATTAATTTTTCTCTTTCTGATCGCTGTCCTTACTCCATTATTGGTAATGCGGCTTATTGCATATCCTTCGGCACAAAAGGCCATCCAGAAAACGACGATAATCAATTTGCAGCTGATCGGTTCCAAAAAAGTATCTCAGGTGAACGAATGGTTAAACAGATTAAAAAGCGATGCGGAACGCATCGCGCGCAATCCGTTTGTAGTAAATGCAGTGAATTTGACGAAAACGGATACCGATTCCATTTCTCAATTTCTCCTACATATACCATGTGAGGCAGGATTTCACAGGTTTATGATTAGCGATGTGTCCGGTAATGTCAGGTTGTCTACGGATGACAAATTGATAGGGTTAAACATTGTTGATGTTGAAGGTTTCAAGCATGCTGTTGAAGGTAAGACCTATATTTCAGATGTCGCATCCTCTGTTTTCTCTGATTTGGATGAAATCGGGACGGGATCTGAAGGATTACCTGTCATGTACGCCTCAGCGCCAATACGAAATAAGGACGGAGCGGTGACAGGAGTGATACTGTTTCAAGTTGATCTGTCCGTTCTCAATAAAGAAATGCATGAGATGCGGTATGGGGATAGTTATGATGCCTATGTCATCAATCAATATGGCCTGATGATTAGTGAATCCAGGTTTGCCAATCAATTAAAACATGTTGGATTAATCAAGGAGAGAACAACACTGGAATTGGCGGTTGTTGTGCCACAAACCGGGCAATTTACCAAAAGCGTGATTTCTTGTTTAAAGGGTGTTAATGGGTTTGATGTAAATGGCTATACGAACTACCTGGGAGAAAAAGTGGTGGGGGTATGGTATCGGATACCTGAGCTGAAATGGGGTGTCATTACAGAAGTTAGTGCCAGCGAAGTATCTTTAGCCATGAATAATTTAAAGAATCCTATCTTAAAAATTCTCTCTTACCTGACTATTGCGGGAGTGGTTTTGGCGGTTGCCGGGATTACATTTGCCCTGGTGATCGGGCAGAAGATTGCCAATCCGATTATGGAATTGATAACGGCTACACGGAAGATGTCTGCCGGGGATTTGTCTCAACGGGTTATGATAAAGACCGAGGATGAAGTCCGCGAGTTGGGGGATGCATTCAATGTAATGGCTGAATCCGTGCAGGAGAAGACAGCGAAACTGCAGGAAACATCGAATTTTTTAAATAGTATTCTGGTAAGTTCTACCGAGCATTCAATCATAGCGGCTGATCTTGAGGGGAATATCCTGGCTTTTAATGAAGGCGCAAAAAGGATGTTTGGGTATGAGCCGGAAGAATTGATTCGAAGATCGGGTATCCAAATATTGTATACAAATGCAGATGTTGAATCGGGGAAGATGAGAAAGATGTTGGAAACAACGCTGGTTACCGGCAGGTATAAAAGCGAAATGCAATTGGTGCGCAAAAATGGAGAGGTATTTACCGGATATAGTACCTTCACTACACGGCAATCTAGCGGTGGGAAACCGATCGGTTTTGTGCTGATTGCAAGGGATATTACGGAACAAAAATTATTAGAGCAGGAACTCCATAGCTATACAGTGCAACTGGAAAAAATTGTTGAAGAGAGGACGCGAAAATTGAGGGTATCAGAAGAAAAATACAGACGTCTCTTTGAGACAAGTAAAGACGTCGTTTTCTTCTGCGATACGGAATGCCAGTTTGCAGACATTAATCAGGCCGGTGTGGATTTATTCGGATATGAGTCAAAAAATGAGATCCTGAAATTGAACCTGGTTCAGCACTTGTTCTTCAGTCCGGCTGAGGGTAAGGCGATTAAGGAAATGGTATGCAAAAATGGTTTTATCAAGGATTATGAGGTAGAATTAAAAACGAAAGATGGTATCAGAGTGCCCTGCCTGATGACGAGCAATCTCAGACGTGATGAACGGAATAACATTATTGGCTATGAGGGGATTATCATCGATCTAACTGAAAGGAAGAAGTTAGAGCAGGAGAAGGACATCATGAATAACATTAACAAGATTCTCGCTTCAAACCTTGACATTCGGGAAGTATATAAGTCTTTCAGCGAGGAACTGAACAAGGTCATCGATTTTGACCGTATGAGCATTACTCTGCTTGATGAAAAAAGGGAAGAGCTTTTGATTTTTGCTGTTTCGAAAGATTACCGTGGTTCCAGGTTGGAAGAGGGTATGCATTATTCTAAATATGGAACACTGGCCGGGAAAGTTGTGGAAGATGGTGAAGTTTACATGGTTAATGACACGTCGCGGGGACGTTTCTCCACAGATCCGATTTTATTTAAAGAGGGGATCAAATCACGCCTGTCGTTTCCTCTGGTATGCAAGGGTGAGATTATTGGAAGTCTTAACTTCGGAAGTAACAATGTTCATAATTATTCAGAAAACCACGTGGATATTATCAATAAGATCGCTCCGCAACTCGCCATTGCAATTGACAACACATGTCTTTTTGATAAAATTAAGGAGTCTGAGGAAAAGTACAGGAATCTCGTTGAGGATATCGAAGATGTAATATTCAGGCTGGATAAAAAAGGCAGATATCTGTTTCTCAACAGTGCATTGAAGAATGTAACGGGATATGATCCACAGGAATTTTATGAAAACCCTTCCATTCCCATGGAAATGATTCATAAGCACGATGGTGAATTCGTCAGGGAAACAACACGAAAGGTGCTTGCCGGAGAATTAAAAGTATCTAAAGATTTGGAATATAGAATCTATTGTAAGAATGGCGAGGAGTTGTGGATCTCCCAGAATACCTATCCGATCAAAGACAAAAAAGGAAATATTATAGGCATTGAGGGGATTATGCGGGACATAACGGACAGCAAGAGAATCGAAGAACAGATAAGGCGCTCCGAACGGTTGGCCTCGATAGGTGAGCTGGCAGCCTCGATTGCCCATGAAATCCGTAACCCTCTGGGCGCCATATCGAATTCAGTGGGGATGTTGAAAAGAGACTTATCTTTGAAGGATGACGATCAGAAGTTGTTTGAGATGGTTGTGGAGGAAACTGACCGGCTCAATAGTATTATTACCAACTTCCTTACCTTTGCACATCCCGCCGAGTATCATTTCGTCAGGAGTGATATACTTGAGATCATTGACGAAACACTGTTTTTGTTAGAGCAGGATGCGCGGTTTCATGAAGAAATCAGGATTGTAAAAATTTATGAGAATGATATTCCCAGGATTTATGTAGATCGAAATTGGATCAGGAAGGTCTTTTGGAATTTATTGGTAAATTCGATTGATGCAATGCCACGAGGCGGAAAAATCTTCATTCGTGTGAGAAGGCCGAAGGTCCATGACAATAACGAGATAGAAATTGTGGTCGCAGATACGGGAATGGGAATCCCGTCTGAAATTATCAGGAAGATATTTGAGCCCTTTTTCACTACAAAAAAATCAAAAGGCACCGGATTAGGACTTTCCATTGTGCATCGTATCGTAGACAACCATGGCGGCGTAATAGATGTGAAGAGTAAGCAAAACAAAGGGACCATATTTACGGTTAGATTGCCGGTAAAAAATAAACAAATGAAGACCATTTCAGTATAG
- a CDS encoding Mrp/NBP35 family ATP-binding protein, giving the protein MKGDVMSDCKIPFTCELCEKQLSCQLDQIEHNKWAIAQRMKDIKYKIVVMSNKGGVGKSTVTTNLGVALARKGYKVGIADADIHGPNIPIMLGVEGKRLKGSSGGVLPLEVLPNLKVASLSFLIEDPSMPVIWRDSAKWDFLCELMGSVCWGELDYLLVDLPPGTGNEAISIIELIGKVDGSVIVTTPQDVVLLDVRKAVVFSRDSNVPIIGIVENMSGLVCPHCNTQIDVFKTGGGEKICGELGVEFLGKIPLDPGITEKCDNGEAFVAAYPNSEAAKTFGEIVRKCEVFVSTRKDELGKVTEYREVPFLGKVPVDPDFVEKIQ; this is encoded by the coding sequence ATGAAAGGGGATGTGATGTCAGACTGTAAGATTCCGTTTACCTGTGAGCTCTGCGAGAAACAGTTATCGTGTCAATTGGATCAGATAGAGCATAACAAGTGGGCAATTGCCCAACGTATGAAAGATATTAAATATAAAATCGTTGTGATGAGCAATAAGGGAGGGGTGGGCAAGAGCACGGTAACAACAAACCTCGGTGTTGCATTAGCCCGAAAGGGCTATAAGGTCGGAATAGCTGATGCAGATATCCACGGTCCCAACATCCCCATAATGCTAGGTGTGGAGGGAAAAAGGCTCAAGGGCAGCAGTGGTGGCGTGCTTCCTTTGGAAGTGTTACCAAATTTAAAAGTTGCATCACTTTCCTTTTTGATAGAAGACCCCTCAATGCCGGTCATCTGGAGGGATTCCGCAAAATGGGATTTTCTCTGCGAGTTGATGGGAAGCGTGTGCTGGGGAGAATTGGATTATCTTTTGGTGGATTTACCACCGGGAACCGGGAATGAAGCTATCTCTATTATTGAGCTTATCGGGAAGGTAGACGGTTCTGTGATCGTTACAACACCCCAGGATGTGGTGCTGTTAGATGTAAGAAAGGCTGTTGTTTTTTCCCGGGATAGCAATGTGCCCATTATTGGGATTGTGGAGAATATGAGCGGCCTCGTTTGTCCCCACTGTAATACACAGATTGATGTGTTTAAAACGGGTGGAGGGGAGAAGATTTGTGGGGAATTGGGAGTAGAGTTTCTTGGCAAGATACCATTAGATCCCGGGATTACGGAAAAATGCGATAATGGCGAGGCATTTGTAGCTGCCTATCCCAATTCTGAGGCGGCGAAGACTTTTGGTGAAATAGTCAGGAAATGTGAAGTCTTTGTCAGTACCCGCAAAGACGAACTCGGTAAAGTTACCGAATACAGGGAAGTGCCTTTTCTCGGCAAGGTCCCGGTAGATCCGGATTTTGTTGAAAAAATCCAGTAA
- a CDS encoding 4Fe-4S dicluster domain-containing protein has protein sequence MDNTEKIVDRRQLFKDLFAFMGNKVADYASKKVDRIMPKGDYLRPPGAVEESEFLSLCTRCDECIKVCPAKAIKKYHGLMDVAVGTPVIMPRENPCVLCNGLLCIAACKEGALKPLEHVDKVKMGVARINQSRCLAWGGQDCQLCYIKCPLRGDAIYQEDGKPVINEEKCVGCGVCEYACHTINNTCAIKVISKR, from the coding sequence ATGGATAATACGGAAAAAATAGTGGACAGACGGCAACTTTTTAAAGATTTGTTTGCCTTCATGGGAAACAAAGTTGCGGATTATGCCAGTAAAAAAGTTGATCGTATAATGCCCAAGGGTGATTACCTGCGACCCCCCGGCGCTGTTGAAGAGTCCGAATTCCTTTCCTTGTGTACCCGCTGTGACGAGTGTATCAAGGTATGTCCTGCAAAAGCTATCAAGAAGTACCACGGACTGATGGATGTGGCTGTGGGCACTCCTGTTATTATGCCCAGGGAGAATCCCTGTGTTTTATGTAATGGGTTATTGTGTATTGCTGCCTGTAAAGAGGGGGCTTTGAAGCCCCTTGAGCATGTCGATAAAGTTAAGATGGGTGTCGCCAGGATTAATCAGTCACGATGCCTTGCATGGGGAGGGCAGGATTGTCAACTATGTTATATAAAATGTCCTTTACGGGGTGATGCGATTTATCAGGAGGATGGTAAGCCCGTGATCAATGAAGAGAAATGTGTCGGCTGCGGAGTTTGTGAATACGCCTGTCATACGATAAATAATACCTGTGCAATTAAGGTTATATCGAAAAGGTAG
- the mobB gene encoding molybdopterin-guanine dinucleotide biosynthesis protein B: MQSKVPIISIAGKSNSGKTTLMVKLVRELKSRHFKVATIKHSHHSFEIDKEGKDSWLHTRAGADAVVVASQKMTGIIRMTSEEIPLPEIVNTYLHDMDIILAEGYKTQAIPKIEVLRSEIGADLVCKDDLNLMAVVGDKKPEIDIPFFHINDNASSIIDFLLSRLKKSSAESCA, from the coding sequence ATGCAATCAAAAGTGCCAATAATCTCCATTGCGGGTAAATCCAATAGCGGCAAGACCACCCTTATGGTAAAGCTTGTTCGGGAATTGAAATCCAGACATTTTAAGGTCGCCACGATTAAACACAGTCACCATAGTTTCGAAATAGATAAGGAGGGAAAGGATAGCTGGCTGCACACCAGGGCCGGGGCCGATGCAGTTGTTGTGGCTTCACAAAAGATGACGGGAATCATACGCATGACGTCCGAAGAGATTCCCCTCCCGGAAATTGTGAACACCTACTTACACGATATGGATATTATTCTTGCAGAGGGCTACAAGACCCAGGCTATTCCGAAGATTGAAGTCTTGCGTTCAGAAATCGGCGCTGATCTGGTATGTAAGGATGACCTGAACTTAATGGCAGTCGTTGGCGACAAAAAACCCGAAATCGATATACCCTTTTTTCATATCAATGACAATGCTTCTTCCATCATTGATTTTCTGCTATCGAGGCTTAAAAAAAGTTCTGCCGAAAGTTGTGCTTAA
- a CDS encoding energy transducer TonB family protein, whose protein sequence is MSIKLRPEFFNKNLFSLLIVASLAIHAILIFMSPQASQILSLRSLRDSFIREPSEYAVTLELENADTRIENSSDSNTEQNENKPKKDADAEKKKQKIFTDTSDNTKDEEANVETDKIGEKGAVAKDNFPDDKQSVNNEPHAEGRSKAPLLGKGKAGAPYDNRQQPQEQAVTAQAIIPEDSNHDKNTPPRYANLPKGLEEQEIPPVKPLHMAQSQAPSEEKRKMNATEVKTIKLDKTIKAENATQPSKRERLTIGHTIRKEEAEPLPHSEGVLFTDKQDEVNKEAETEEESLAPLRKQSSLEEHEPGEKTDAEMKDRNETKETKNTAILQPEIPAAPPAELPGVEPQRRLERGLDEQESQDESKKPKVSFSVNAKTEGSNNDPVLFEDTISNASIPGAPSFNVKKHEYADYFKHIRDRISLYWFLGYGTRAEIKLETREDKPIIVEFKVLPDGSIDGVKIVDDAGNFNLASRLVSSIKNAAPLNPFPSKIKEPSIDVRFNFYFF, encoded by the coding sequence ATGTCCATTAAACTACGTCCAGAATTTTTCAATAAAAACCTGTTTTCACTTCTTATTGTTGCATCCCTTGCTATACACGCTATTCTCATCTTCATGTCCCCACAGGCAAGTCAAATTCTCAGTTTAAGGTCACTTCGAGACAGTTTTATCCGTGAACCAAGTGAATATGCAGTTACCTTGGAACTTGAAAATGCAGATACCCGGATAGAAAATAGTTCAGATTCAAATACCGAACAAAATGAAAACAAGCCGAAGAAGGATGCAGATGCTGAAAAAAAGAAGCAGAAAATATTTACCGACACTTCCGATAATACCAAAGACGAGGAAGCAAACGTTGAAACGGATAAGATCGGCGAAAAGGGGGCCGTAGCAAAGGATAATTTTCCTGACGACAAGCAATCGGTCAATAATGAACCCCACGCTGAAGGGCGCTCTAAAGCCCCGTTATTAGGCAAAGGGAAGGCTGGCGCCCCTTATGATAACCGGCAACAGCCACAAGAACAGGCGGTTACGGCACAGGCAATTATTCCTGAGGATAGTAACCACGACAAAAATACTCCTCCCCGCTATGCCAATCTGCCCAAAGGACTGGAGGAACAAGAGATTCCTCCTGTAAAACCCCTGCACATGGCGCAGTCCCAGGCGCCATCTGAAGAAAAGAGGAAGATGAATGCAACAGAAGTTAAGACAATCAAACTGGACAAAACGATAAAAGCAGAAAATGCCACACAACCATCGAAAAGAGAACGGCTCACCATCGGGCATACTATCAGGAAAGAAGAAGCAGAACCCCTGCCCCATAGCGAAGGGGTACTATTTACGGATAAACAGGATGAAGTAAACAAGGAAGCTGAAACAGAAGAAGAATCATTAGCGCCTCTCAGGAAACAATCGTCTCTTGAGGAACACGAACCCGGAGAAAAGACGGATGCAGAAATGAAAGACCGTAATGAGACAAAGGAGACAAAGAATACCGCAATCCTTCAGCCTGAAATACCTGCAGCGCCTCCGGCAGAATTGCCAGGCGTTGAACCTCAACGCAGGCTTGAACGGGGATTGGATGAGCAAGAAAGCCAGGATGAATCGAAAAAACCCAAGGTCTCTTTCAGCGTTAATGCGAAGACAGAGGGATCCAATAATGACCCGGTGCTTTTTGAGGACACGATATCAAATGCATCGATTCCTGGCGCGCCGTCTTTTAACGTCAAAAAACATGAGTATGCCGACTATTTTAAACATATCAGAGACAGGATATCCCTGTACTGGTTCCTTGGGTATGGAACCCGTGCGGAGATAAAACTAGAAACCAGAGAGGACAAACCGATTATTGTAGAGTTTAAAGTATTACCCGACGGTTCTATTGATGGAGTCAAGATTGTGGATGATGCAGGAAATTTTAATCTCGCCTCCCGGCTTGTATCCTCGATCAAAAATGCAGCGCCATTGAATCCTTTCCCTTCCAAAATCAAGGAGCCATCAATCGATGTGAGGTTTAATTTCTATTTTTTCTAA
- the moaA gene encoding GTP 3',8-cyclase MoaA translates to MSIVDKYLRRINRLRISITDLCNLRCIYCRPESGLDLSKHKDILTYEEIVTVVRHAVKLGIKSFRLTGGEPLFRKNIEYLLQMLGNVQGIEDLAMTTNGIYLKNYAKMLKEIGLFRLNISLDSLDEAKFEEITRGGKLRDVLDGIEEVLHLGFKNTKINVVAMKGINDDEFGEFARLTLERDLEVRFIEYMAMNKENLASGDKYIPMADIIDIIERNNELISLPPPMLGSGAAKTYKIRGAMGKLGFVSAVSQPFCNSCNRLRLTSDGKLRSCLLSGGEIDLKTILRNNPTEQQLTDAFLRAANLKPSVHSGKGHVVMHQVGG, encoded by the coding sequence ATGAGCATTGTAGATAAATATTTGAGAAGGATAAATCGGCTAAGAATATCGATAACAGACCTCTGTAATCTGCGATGTATTTACTGTAGACCGGAGAGCGGATTGGATCTCTCGAAGCATAAGGATATTCTCACCTACGAGGAGATCGTGACTGTTGTGCGGCATGCCGTAAAATTGGGGATTAAAAGTTTTCGCCTGACAGGTGGAGAACCGCTTTTCAGGAAAAATATAGAATACTTACTTCAGATGTTAGGAAATGTTCAAGGTATCGAAGATCTTGCCATGACGACCAATGGTATCTATCTGAAGAACTATGCAAAGATGCTAAAGGAAATCGGGTTATTCAGATTAAACATCAGCCTCGACAGTTTGGATGAGGCAAAGTTTGAAGAGATCACAAGGGGTGGGAAATTAAGAGACGTCTTGGATGGGATTGAGGAAGTACTTCATCTGGGATTTAAAAATACAAAGATTAACGTGGTTGCCATGAAGGGAATTAATGACGACGAATTCGGGGAGTTTGCGAGACTTACCCTGGAACGCGACCTCGAAGTCCGTTTTATTGAGTACATGGCAATGAATAAAGAGAATCTGGCCTCCGGGGACAAATATATACCTATGGCTGATATTATTGATATCATTGAAAGGAATAACGAACTCATATCGCTTCCTCCGCCCATGCTTGGCAGTGGCGCTGCAAAAACATACAAGATCAGGGGCGCTATGGGAAAACTTGGATTTGTGTCTGCAGTAAGCCAGCCTTTTTGTAATTCGTGTAACCGCCTCCGCTTGACCTCTGACGGGAAGCTGCGCTCTTGCTTGTTATCCGGAGGCGAGATTGATTTAAAGACCATTCTGCGAAACAATCCCACCGAACAGCAACTTACCGATGCCTTTCTCCGTGCGGCAAACCTGAAACCTTCTGTGCATTCCGGCAAGGGGCACGTCGTGATGCACCAGGTGGGGGGATGA
- a CDS encoding sigma-54-dependent transcriptional regulator, whose translation MFHILVVEDQKNMRESLVIAFKRAGYTVDSVESGEKAVEFQKNHVCDLVVVDLKMEAMDGLEVLSLIKRITPSTEVVVMTAFGTIDSAIQAMRNGAYDYVTKPFQLSDILSVVERALEKKRLSDKVNSLQKGIREKYKFEGVIGNSPVMMRLLNILVELTNSESTVLITGESGTGKELIARAIHSNSLRADKPFVVVNCGALPENLQESELFGHVLGSFTGAVKDKKGIFLEAQGGTLFLDEIGETSPSTQVKLLRFLQNGEIRKVGDNKPIYLDIRIIVATNKDLEEATKNGSFRKDLFYRLNVIRIHLPPLRERKEDIPLLLNYFVNMYSNKLKKRPPEISGDALTLLLKYPWPGNVRELENVIERAVTLAKGSHITIADLALQSASPADTVNVMIEMGGIRAALAQEERKTIIESLRKHAGNRKQAACNLGISTTTLWRKMKEYQIVSKTSYNTENT comes from the coding sequence ATGTTCCATATTCTGGTTGTTGAAGATCAAAAAAATATGCGAGAATCTCTCGTGATAGCTTTTAAGAGGGCCGGCTATACTGTCGATAGTGTTGAAAGCGGAGAAAAGGCCGTGGAATTTCAAAAAAACCACGTCTGTGATTTGGTCGTCGTGGACCTTAAAATGGAAGCCATGGACGGTCTGGAGGTGCTATCGCTCATTAAACGTATTACTCCATCGACAGAGGTTGTTGTCATGACGGCCTTCGGCACGATTGACAGTGCAATTCAGGCGATGAGGAATGGCGCTTACGATTACGTTACCAAGCCTTTTCAACTTTCTGATATACTTTCCGTGGTTGAACGGGCATTAGAAAAGAAACGCTTGTCAGACAAGGTCAATAGCCTCCAAAAAGGGATTCGGGAAAAGTACAAATTTGAGGGTGTTATTGGCAATTCTCCTGTGATGATGCGGCTCCTGAATATCCTTGTGGAACTGACAAACAGTGAAAGTACTGTCCTGATTACCGGGGAAAGCGGGACTGGTAAGGAGTTGATCGCGCGTGCCATCCATAGCAATAGCCTCAGGGCTGATAAACCATTTGTTGTGGTAAATTGTGGGGCATTGCCGGAGAACTTGCAAGAGAGCGAATTGTTTGGACACGTCCTGGGTTCGTTCACGGGAGCGGTAAAAGATAAAAAAGGTATCTTTTTAGAGGCGCAGGGCGGCACCTTGTTTTTAGATGAGATTGGCGAGACATCGCCTTCGACCCAGGTCAAACTCCTTCGATTCCTGCAAAATGGCGAGATACGGAAGGTCGGTGATAATAAACCAATTTACCTGGATATCCGGATTATTGTAGCTACAAATAAAGATCTTGAGGAGGCTACCAAAAATGGATCCTTCCGAAAAGATTTATTTTACCGGCTTAACGTGATCAGAATTCATTTGCCGCCACTCAGGGAAAGAAAAGAAGATATCCCTCTTTTACTCAACTATTTCGTGAATATGTACTCGAACAAGCTGAAAAAAAGACCGCCGGAGATATCCGGAGATGCACTGACACTACTCTTGAAGTACCCGTGGCCCGGGAATGTCCGGGAATTGGAAAATGTAATTGAGCGGGCTGTTACGCTTGCGAAGGGTAGCCACATAACCATTGCTGACCTGGCGTTGCAAAGCGCATCACCGGCGGATACTGTAAATGTTATGATTGAAATGGGAGGTATCCGGGCTGCCCTGGCGCAGGAGGAGAGAAAGACAATTATTGAATCCCTGCGGAAACACGCCGGAAATCGTAAACAGGCTGCATGCAATCTGGGAATTTCCACGACAACCTTATGGAGAAAGATGAAAGAATATCAGATAGTGTCGAAGACGAGTTATAATACGGAAAATACTTAA
- a CDS encoding helix-turn-helix domain-containing protein produces the protein MISSKEIRELREKMGATQAEFAKALGVSFSTVSRWESDKAQPTDTQEEQLIALKQLLENKEVAIDAKKLKKMLALMGIGGVIAIAIAAGLSISNPLGAAISSLIKGSATGKLLDLFKKNKKHADKH, from the coding sequence ATGATTAGTTCAAAAGAAATAAGAGAACTCCGTGAAAAGATGGGGGCAACTCAGGCTGAATTTGCCAAAGCCCTGGGGGTGAGCTTTTCAACCGTAAGCAGGTGGGAAAGCGACAAGGCACAGCCTACCGATACACAGGAAGAACAGCTTATTGCGTTGAAACAATTGCTCGAAAATAAAGAGGTTGCCATTGATGCCAAAAAGCTGAAAAAGATGCTCGCCTTGATGGGCATTGGCGGGGTTATTGCTATTGCAATAGCCGCCGGATTATCAATCTCCAACCCGTTAGGCGCTGCCATATCTTCCCTGATAAAAGGCTCCGCAACAGGGAAGCTCCTGGATTTGTTTAAAAAAAACAAGAAGCATGCCGATAAACATTAG